From a region of the Calliphora vicina chromosome 4, idCalVici1.1, whole genome shotgun sequence genome:
- the Nse4 gene encoding non-structural maintenance of chromosomes element 4 homolog A has product MENSSQYGDRKQRYKQLLDESNQLQQDIGHQMLSETCRAVQNIVHLSDNMHKETGVTEKVENTSEIVMDAQLMKSIHESVSKIMLTTSEFTDGMYCNGINALISQSESDNWRVITEIALSVARPAFTKSSMLGAIDVEPKVRVVKEKQQRRRTVLTQEKRPETIKQLKRDDRGAEKVNIILKQVSDLFRQNNRQPIPYFRLIIDPHNFMNTVENAFQMAFLARDGNVAIEGGEDGYPQVRLVPKDEIAKHTDTTQAICSLNMKLCKQMIDFYEISEAMLDVPVDVEDSTRNINDDEEDD; this is encoded by the exons ATGGAAAACTCTTCACAATATGGAGATCGAAAACAACGCTATAaacagcttttggatgaatcaaaTCAGCTGC aacAGGACATTGGCCACCAAATGCTCAGTGAAACATGCCGGGCGGTACAAAATATTGTGCATCTTTCCGATAATATGCATAAAGAAACGGGCGttacggaaaaagtcgaaaataccAGCGAAATTGTTATGGATGCTCAGCTAATGAAAAGTATACATGAGTCCGTATCGAAGATAATGCTAACAACCTCAGAATTTACCGATGGCATGTACTGTAATGGGATA AATGCCTTAATATCACAAAGCGAATCAGATAATTGGCGTGTTATTACCGAAATTGCCTTATCGGTAGCAAGACCAGCTTTCACTAAATCCAGCATGTTGGGCGCTATCGATGTTGAGCCCAAAGTGCGTGTGGTCAAAGAAAAACAACAGCGCCGTCGTACAGTGCTAACGCAGGAAAAACGTCCCGAAACTATAAAACAATTGAAACGAGATGATCGCGGCGCTGAAAAAGTCAACATTATTCTAAAACAAGTTAGCGATCTGTTTAGGCAGAATAATCGTCAACCTATACCCTACTTTCGCTTAATTATTGATCcacataattttatgaatacCGTGGAAAATGCATTTCAAATGGCGTTTTTGGCTCGTGATGGAAATGTCGCTATCGAGGGAGGAGAAGATGGTTATCCTCAAGTTCGTTTAGTGCCAAAGGATGAGATTGCAAAGCATACCGATACCACACAAGCTATATGCTCATTGAATATGAAATTGTGTAAG CAAATGATAGATTTCTATGAAATTTCCGAAGCAATGCTTGACGTACCTGTTGATGTGGAAGATAGTACTCGAAATATTAATGACGACGAGGAGGACGATTAG
- the Vps4 gene encoding vacuolar protein sorting-associated protein 4: protein MASGTTLQKAIDLVTKATEEDRNKNYAEALRLYEHGVEYFLHAIKYEAQGEKAKDSIRSKCLQYLDRAEKLKEYLKKGKKKPVKEGESSSKDDKDKKSDSDSDGEDPEKKKLQSKLEGAIVIEKPKVKWSDVAGLDAAKEALKEAVILPIKFPHLFTGKRIPWKGILLFGPPGTGKSYLAKAVATEANNSTFFSVSSSDLMSKWLGESEKLVKNLFELARQHKPSIIFIDEIDSMCSARSDNENDSVRRIKTEFLVQMQGVGNDTDGILVLGATNIPWVLDSAIRRRFEKRIYIPLPEAHARLIMFKIHLGNTVHILTEDNLKELAGKTEGYSGADISIVVRDALMEPVRKVQTATHFKCVTGPSPVNKDEIVDDLLLPCSPGDEGAIEMSWMDVPGDKLFEPPVTMRDMLKSLSRTKPTVNDDDLIKLRKFTEDFGQEG from the exons ATGGCTTCGGGGACAACTTTACAGAAGGCCATCGATTTAGTAACAAAAGCAACGGAAGAGGATCGTAATAAAAATTATGCAGAGGCTTTGCGATTATACGAACATGGAGTGGAGTATTTTCTGCATGCAATTAAAt ATGAAGCTCAGGGAGAGAAAGCTAAGGATTCTATAAGATCCAAGTGCTTGCAGTATTTGGATCGTGCTGAAAAACTTAAAGAATATTTGAAGAAGGGCAAAAAGAAACCAGTCAAAGAGGGTGAATCCAGTTCAAA AGATGACAAGGACAAAAAGAGTGACAGTGATTCTGATGGCGAAGATcctgaaaagaaaaaattacaaagtaAACTGGAGGGCGCCATTGTCATTGAAAAGCCCAAAGTGAAGTGGTCCGATGTGGCTGGTTTGGATGCCGCCAAAGAAGCCCTTAAAGAAGCCGTCATTTTACCTATTAAATTCCCCCATCTATTCACCGGCAAACGTATTCCCTGGAAGGGTATACTGCTTTTCGGTCCACCTGGTACGGGTAAATCATATTTAGCCAAAGCTGTGGCCACAGAAGCCAACAATTCAACTTTCTTCTCGGTTTCCAGTTCGGATCTTATGTCGAAATGGCTGGGTGAATCTGAGAAACTTGTAAAGAATCTCTTCGAATTGGCCCGTCAACATAAGCCATCCATTATCTTTATCGATGAAATCGATTCCATGTGTTCGGCTCGTTCTGACAATGAAAACGACAGTGTGCGTCGTATTAAAACCGAGTTTCTGGTTCAAATGCAAGGTGTTGGCAACGATACTGATGGCATTTTAGTATTGGGTGCCACAAATATACCTTGGGTTCTAGACTCGGCTATTCGTCGTCGTTTTGAGAAACGTatttatatacccttgccagaGGCACATGCACGTTTAATAATGTTTAAGATACACTTGGGCAATACGGTACATATTTTGACGGAAGATAATCTTAAGGAGTTGGCTGGCAAAACAGAGgg ctATTCCGGTGCCGATATCTCAATTGTTGTGCGTGATGCCCTAATGGAACCTGTACGTAAAGTACAAACAGCTACACACTTCAAA tgTGTTACTGGTCCTTCGCCTGTTAATAAAGACGAAATTGTTGATGATTTATTACTACCTTGTTCTCCTGGCGATGAGGGTGCAATCGAAATGTCGTGGATGGATGTGCCAGGAGATAAACTTTTCGAGCCTCCCGTAACCATG CGTGATATGTTGAAATCTTTGTCACGCACTAAGCCCACAGTGAACGATGACGATTTAATCAAACTGCGTAAATTCACAGAAGACTTTGGTCAAGAAggttaa
- the LOC135956467 gene encoding mitochondrial fission process protein 1: MEKETDLYRDTLVRYLGYANEVGESFRNLVSKNVVRGSYVVATGYAVADTIDKTYKDFKQSSSVSSAGITAVDVFLWQMLASVSIPGFTINRITYFSGKLLRKVNAKKSVVKFLPVAIGLSSIPFIIHPIDNFTDYLMDNTYRKFFKKA, translated from the exons ATGGAAAAAGAGACAGATTTGTATCGTGATACCTTGGTGCGATATTTGG GTTATGCCAATGAAGTTGGAGAATCTTTTCGCAATTTAGTATCGAAAAATGTTGTTAGGGGCAGTTATGTTGTAGCTACTGGTTATGCTGTGGCTGATACTATTGATAAAACTTATAAAGATTTTAAACAAAGTTCCTCTGTCAGCAGTGCGGGTATTACAGCTGTAGATGTCTTCCTCTGGCAAATGTTAGCCTCTGTTTCAATTCCGGGTTTTACCATTAACCG AATTACTTATTTCAGTGGAAAACTGCTACGCAAAGTTAACGCCAAAAAATCTGTTGTGAAATTTCTACCGGTTGCTATTGGTTTGTCTTCCATaccattcattatacatcccatTGATAATTTTACCGATTATTTAATGGACAATActtatcgtaaattttttaagaaagcttga